A single genomic interval of Saccharothrix saharensis harbors:
- a CDS encoding Dps family protein — MSKPQKSPITSPLSDADKASVGAVLQATLVDLVDLSLVAKQAHWNVVGKNFRSVHLQLDELVTTARTYTDEVAERAAALGISPDGKAKTVAAGSGVPDFPGGWLKEDQVVTAVVTALGELIGRLRDRIDETDKSDLVTQDLLIEITKNLEQAHWMWQAQQA; from the coding sequence ATGAGCAAGCCTCAGAAGTCTCCGATCACCAGCCCCCTGTCCGACGCGGACAAGGCGTCGGTCGGGGCGGTGCTCCAGGCCACCCTGGTGGACTTGGTCGACCTGTCCCTGGTGGCCAAGCAGGCGCACTGGAACGTGGTCGGCAAGAACTTCCGCAGCGTCCACCTCCAGCTCGACGAACTGGTCACGACCGCCCGCACGTACACCGACGAGGTGGCCGAACGGGCCGCCGCGCTCGGCATCTCGCCCGACGGCAAGGCCAAGACGGTCGCCGCGGGCTCGGGCGTGCCGGACTTCCCCGGCGGCTGGCTGAAGGAGGACCAGGTCGTCACCGCCGTCGTGACCGCGCTGGGCGAGCTGATCGGCCGGCTGCGCGACCGCATCGACGAGACCGACAAGTCCGACCTGGTCACCCAGGACCTGCTGATCGAGATCACGAAGAACCTGGAGCAGGCCCACTGGATGTGGCAGGCCCAGCAGGCCTGA
- a CDS encoding aspartate-semialdehyde dehydrogenase produces MSTGPVLALVGATGAVGTVMIDIINGRESVPWGEIRLIASPRSAGKKITVRGEELTVVALSPEAFDGVDIAMFDVPDEVSAEWAPVAAAKGAVAVDNSGAFRMDPEVPLVVPEVNADKIGERPKGIIANPNCTTLSMMAALGALHREFELRELVVASYQAASGGGQAAIDRLYAETAALAGKEVGVRAGDVRETLEAAGLPVSDSPFPAPLAFNVVPWAGSLKDEGWTSEELKVRNESRKILGIPELKVSATCVRVPVVTTHSLAVHATFAREVTVEQAHKIFAAQPSIVLVDDPAAKEFPTPADVVGGDPTYVGRVRQALDFPNTLDFFVCGDNLRKGAALNTYEIAEELAGRL; encoded by the coding sequence ATGAGCACCGGTCCTGTGCTGGCCCTGGTGGGTGCCACCGGTGCCGTCGGCACCGTCATGATCGACATCATCAACGGCCGCGAGTCCGTGCCGTGGGGTGAGATCCGGCTGATCGCGTCACCGCGCTCGGCGGGCAAGAAGATCACCGTGCGCGGTGAGGAGCTGACCGTCGTCGCGCTGTCGCCGGAGGCGTTCGACGGCGTCGACATCGCGATGTTCGACGTGCCGGACGAGGTGTCGGCCGAGTGGGCGCCGGTCGCCGCGGCCAAGGGCGCGGTCGCGGTGGACAACTCGGGCGCGTTCCGGATGGACCCCGAGGTGCCGCTGGTGGTGCCCGAGGTGAACGCCGACAAGATCGGCGAGCGCCCCAAGGGGATCATCGCGAACCCGAACTGCACGACGTTGTCGATGATGGCCGCGCTGGGCGCCCTGCACCGGGAGTTCGAGCTGCGCGAGCTGGTCGTGGCGTCCTACCAGGCGGCGTCGGGTGGCGGCCAGGCGGCGATCGACCGCCTCTACGCCGAGACCGCGGCGCTGGCGGGCAAGGAGGTCGGCGTCCGCGCGGGCGACGTCCGCGAGACGCTGGAGGCCGCCGGCCTGCCGGTGTCGGACTCGCCGTTCCCCGCGCCGCTGGCGTTCAACGTGGTGCCGTGGGCCGGGTCGCTGAAGGACGAGGGGTGGACCAGCGAGGAGCTGAAGGTCCGCAACGAGTCCCGCAAGATCCTGGGCATCCCGGAGCTGAAGGTGTCGGCGACCTGCGTGCGCGTGCCCGTCGTGACGACCCACTCGCTGGCCGTGCACGCGACGTTCGCCCGCGAGGTGACCGTCGAGCAGGCGCACAAGATCTTCGCGGCGCAGCCGTCCATCGTGCTGGTGGACGACCCGGCGGCCAAGGAGTTCCCGACGCCCGCGGACGTCGTCGGCGGCGACCCGACCTACGTGGGCCGGGTGCGGCAGGCGCTGGACTTCCCGAACACGCTGGACTTCTTCGTGTGCGGGGACAACCTGCGCAAGGGCGCGGCGCTGAACACGTACGAGATCGCCGAGGAGCTGGCCGGCCGCCTGTAG
- a CDS encoding catalase produces MTEARHTTNNAGIPVASDDHSLTLGANGPILLQDHYLIEKNAQFNRERVPERVVHAKGGGAFGHFETTQDVSRYTRAALFQPGVKTEVLLRFSTVAGELGSPDTWRDPRGFAVKFYTTQGNYDIVGNNTPVFFLRDPIKFPDFIRSQKRRADTGRRDHDMQWDFWTLQPQTAHQVTWLMGDRGIPRTWRHQNGYGSHTYLWENAAGERFWVKYHFKTDQGIENLTSEDAARIAGEDADAHRADLWHAIERGEFPSWTLHVQVMPYEDAAGYRFNPFDLTKVWPHADYPLVEVGKLVLDRNPSDYFAEIEQAAFEPTNLVPGIGTSPDRMLIGRIFAYPDAHRYRIGANYHELPVNRPKSPVHSYAKDGAMRFTNAADPVYAPNSYGGPHASAAAAGEVASSYGVEDAVTRSAYKLHAEDDDFGQAGTLIREVMDEAQRERLVRTVIAHASNGVSEPVLERVFEYWRNIDKETGDKIAAAFGK; encoded by the coding sequence GTGACCGAAGCGCGTCACACCACCAACAACGCGGGCATCCCGGTGGCGAGCGACGACCACTCGCTCACCCTCGGCGCCAACGGCCCGATCCTGCTCCAGGACCACTACCTGATCGAGAAGAACGCCCAGTTCAACCGCGAACGGGTGCCCGAGCGGGTCGTGCACGCCAAGGGCGGCGGCGCGTTCGGCCACTTCGAGACGACCCAGGACGTCAGCCGCTACACCAGGGCGGCGCTGTTCCAGCCCGGCGTGAAGACCGAGGTGCTGCTGCGCTTCTCCACCGTCGCCGGTGAGCTCGGCTCACCCGACACCTGGCGCGACCCGCGCGGGTTCGCGGTGAAGTTCTACACGACCCAGGGCAACTACGACATCGTCGGCAACAACACCCCGGTGTTCTTCCTGCGCGACCCGATCAAGTTCCCCGACTTCATCCGCTCGCAGAAGCGCCGCGCCGACACCGGCCGCCGCGACCACGACATGCAGTGGGACTTCTGGACGCTGCAGCCGCAGACCGCGCACCAGGTGACGTGGCTGATGGGCGACCGGGGCATCCCCCGCACGTGGCGGCACCAGAACGGCTACGGCTCGCACACGTACCTGTGGGAGAACGCCGCCGGTGAGCGCTTCTGGGTGAAGTACCACTTCAAGACCGACCAGGGCATCGAGAACCTGACCTCCGAGGACGCGGCCCGGATCGCCGGCGAGGACGCCGACGCCCACCGCGCCGACCTGTGGCACGCCATCGAACGCGGCGAGTTCCCGTCGTGGACGCTGCACGTCCAGGTCATGCCCTACGAGGACGCGGCGGGCTACCGCTTCAACCCGTTCGACCTGACCAAGGTGTGGCCGCACGCCGACTACCCGCTGGTCGAGGTGGGGAAGCTGGTGCTCGACCGCAACCCGTCGGACTACTTCGCCGAGATCGAGCAGGCCGCGTTCGAGCCGACGAACCTGGTGCCGGGCATCGGCACGTCACCCGACCGGATGCTGATCGGCCGGATCTTCGCCTACCCCGACGCCCACCGGTACCGCATCGGCGCGAACTACCACGAGCTGCCGGTGAACCGGCCGAAATCGCCGGTCCACTCCTACGCCAAGGACGGCGCGATGCGGTTCACCAACGCCGCCGACCCGGTGTACGCGCCGAACTCCTACGGCGGCCCGCACGCGTCCGCGGCGGCGGCCGGCGAGGTGGCGTCGTCGTACGGGGTCGAGGACGCGGTCACCCGTTCGGCTTACAAGCTGCACGCGGAGGACGACGATTTCGGCCAGGCGGGCACCCTGATCCGCGAGGTGATGGACGAGGCGCAGCGCGAACGCCTCGTGCGGACCGTGATCGCGCACGCGTCCAACGGCGTGTCCGAACCGGTGCTGGAGCGCGTGTTCGAGTACTGGCGCAACATCGACAAGGAAACGGGCGACAAGATCGCCGCCGCGTTCGGCAAGTGA
- a CDS encoding organic hydroperoxide resistance protein produces the protein MQVLYTAEAIAVGDGRNGEVRSSDGVIDEQLSTPKELGGPGGDRTNPEQLFAAGYAACFHSALKVAARQAKVKIGETSVTAKVDLGADGGGGFQLAVRLAAHIPGVEHDVAERLAAAAHRICPYSNATRGNIDVAVTTTV, from the coding sequence ATGCAGGTGCTCTACACCGCGGAAGCCATCGCCGTCGGGGACGGCCGCAACGGGGAGGTCCGCTCCTCCGACGGCGTGATCGACGAGCAGCTCTCCACGCCCAAGGAGCTGGGCGGCCCCGGCGGCGACCGGACCAACCCGGAGCAGCTGTTCGCGGCGGGGTACGCGGCGTGCTTCCACAGCGCGCTCAAGGTCGCCGCACGTCAGGCCAAGGTCAAGATCGGCGAGACGTCGGTGACGGCGAAGGTCGACCTCGGCGCCGACGGCGGCGGCGGCTTCCAGCTCGCGGTGCGGCTGGCGGCGCACATCCCGGGCGTCGAGCACGACGTGGCCGAGCGACTGGCGGCCGCCGCGCACCGGATCTGCCCCTACTCCAACGCCACGCGAGGCAACATCGACGTGGCTGTCACGACCACCGTTTAG
- a CDS encoding thiopurine S-methyltransferase, with translation MESEFWFDSWEQGGTKTSFHLRDVHEHARMLDRLGLVAGARVLVPLCGKTTDLRFFAETAAEVVGVELVPRAVAEFFAENGLDPVEEEPDVFRCGNLVIRRQDIFRLGPDEIGPVDLVYDRASLIAFPDDMRQRYAETITRLVRPGTRYFINTLEYAPRLPSPPFSVGPAEVVERFGHAFDVEHLAAEPRPDHRMVEKFGLASLVEHGFLLRAR, from the coding sequence ATGGAATCCGAGTTCTGGTTCGACTCCTGGGAGCAGGGCGGCACGAAGACCAGCTTCCACCTGAGGGACGTGCACGAGCACGCGCGCATGCTTGACCGGCTCGGCCTGGTGGCCGGTGCCCGGGTCCTGGTGCCGCTGTGCGGCAAGACCACTGACCTGCGGTTCTTCGCCGAGACGGCGGCGGAGGTCGTCGGGGTCGAGCTGGTGCCCAGGGCCGTCGCCGAGTTCTTCGCCGAGAACGGCCTGGACCCGGTCGAGGAGGAGCCCGACGTGTTCCGCTGCGGCAACCTCGTCATCCGCCGCCAGGACATCTTCCGGCTCGGCCCCGACGAGATCGGCCCGGTGGACCTCGTCTACGACCGGGCGTCGCTGATCGCGTTCCCGGACGACATGCGGCAGCGCTACGCCGAGACGATCACCCGGCTGGTGCGGCCGGGCACGCGGTACTTCATCAACACCCTGGAGTACGCGCCCAGGCTGCCGTCACCGCCGTTCTCCGTGGGGCCGGCGGAGGTCGTCGAGCGCTTCGGCCACGCGTTCGACGTCGAGCACCTGGCGGCGGAGCCGAGGCCGGACCACCGGATGGTGGAGAAGTTCGGCCTGGCGAGCCTCGTGGAGCACGGTTTCCTGCTCCGCGCGCGCTAA
- a CDS encoding MFS transporter — translation MNVSPYLAVLRTPRVPGFMLLMLVARVPATAAGMTVTMHVLLGLERGYGAAGLVGAVSTVGIAVGSPLMGHLVDRRGLRAMLALSMATEGVFWFVAPLLSYEVLLVTCFVTGITVMPVMSLGRQILTALVPDDRRRTALAMDSMAVELSFMAGPALGVALTTQASSRTAMWAVGTSMVVIGAILYAVNPPVRHEGETGARVPRREWLDGRLLGVLISAGGATFVLSGVEVSVVASMRGLGLTGWTGAMVAVMCVASLAGGFVYGGLTRVPPLWALMGGMGVLAVPIGLFGGSPWWLALALVPTNFLCAPTITATGELITRHTPASARGVAMGLQGSAFTLGVALGQPVTGFVIDHSSPAWGFAVAGLGAVAIAAATVALGRRTSAVPVS, via the coding sequence GTGAACGTCTCCCCTTACCTGGCCGTCCTCCGAACGCCGCGCGTGCCCGGCTTCATGCTGCTGATGCTGGTGGCGCGCGTGCCGGCGACGGCCGCGGGCATGACGGTCACCATGCACGTCCTGCTCGGCCTGGAACGAGGTTACGGCGCGGCGGGCCTGGTCGGGGCGGTCAGCACGGTCGGCATCGCGGTCGGTTCGCCGCTGATGGGCCACCTGGTGGACCGGCGCGGCCTGCGCGCGATGCTGGCCCTGTCGATGGCCACCGAAGGGGTCTTCTGGTTCGTCGCGCCGCTGCTGTCGTACGAGGTGCTGCTGGTGACGTGCTTCGTCACCGGGATCACCGTGATGCCGGTGATGTCGCTGGGCCGCCAGATCCTGACCGCGCTCGTGCCGGACGACCGCAGGCGCACCGCGCTGGCGATGGACTCGATGGCCGTGGAGCTGTCGTTCATGGCCGGGCCCGCGCTGGGCGTGGCGCTCACCACGCAGGCGTCGAGCCGCACGGCGATGTGGGCGGTCGGCACGTCGATGGTCGTGATCGGCGCGATCCTGTACGCGGTGAACCCGCCCGTGCGGCACGAGGGCGAGACCGGCGCGCGGGTGCCGCGGCGGGAGTGGCTGGACGGGCGGCTGCTCGGCGTGCTGATCAGCGCGGGCGGTGCGACGTTCGTGCTGTCGGGCGTCGAGGTGTCGGTGGTGGCGTCGATGCGCGGGCTCGGGCTGACCGGGTGGACCGGCGCGATGGTCGCGGTGATGTGCGTGGCGTCGTTGGCGGGCGGTTTCGTCTACGGCGGGCTCACGCGCGTGCCGCCGTTGTGGGCGTTGATGGGCGGCATGGGGGTGTTGGCCGTGCCGATCGGGCTGTTCGGCGGGTCGCCGTGGTGGCTGGCGCTGGCCCTGGTGCCGACCAACTTCCTGTGCGCCCCGACGATCACCGCGACCGGCGAGCTGATCACCAGGCACACGCCGGCGTCGGCGCGCGGGGTGGCGATGGGGTTGCAGGGGTCGGCGTTCACGCTGGGCGTGGCGCTGGGGCAGCCGGTCACCGGGTTCGTGATCGACCACTCGTCGCCGGCGTGGGGCTTCGCGGTGGCGGGCCTGGGCGCGGTGGCGATCGCGGCGGCCACGGTCGCGCTCGGTCGCCGCACGTCGGCGGTCCCGGTGAGCTGA
- a CDS encoding MarR family winged helix-turn-helix transcriptional regulator: MTVDQQVDDERPADYPPPADLAARTARLLDGLRAFGALYTDFTARFAAWLGLHSTDATALVEILYAEDRGAPLSPTRLSERLGLTTGATTNLLNRLESLGHITRTREHPDRRLVTLRSSPTIEQPAREFFGPLNHHLQALVAHQEPRRLADFEGFLHDLRATMDDVLTGPPPPPPPADPRH; encoded by the coding sequence GTGACCGTGGACCAGCAGGTGGACGACGAACGCCCGGCCGACTACCCACCGCCGGCCGACCTCGCCGCCCGAACCGCGCGCCTCCTCGACGGCCTGCGCGCCTTCGGCGCCCTCTACACCGACTTCACCGCCCGCTTCGCCGCGTGGCTGGGCCTGCACTCGACCGACGCCACCGCCCTGGTCGAGATCCTGTACGCGGAGGACCGGGGCGCCCCGCTCTCCCCGACCCGCCTCAGCGAACGCCTGGGCCTGACCACGGGCGCCACCACGAACCTGCTGAACCGCCTGGAATCCCTGGGCCACATCACCCGGACCCGCGAACACCCCGACCGCCGCCTCGTGACGCTGCGCAGCAGCCCGACCATCGAACAACCGGCCCGCGAGTTCTTCGGCCCCCTCAACCACCACCTGCAAGCCCTGGTCGCCCACCAGGAACCCCGTCGACTGGCCGACTTCGAGGGCTTCCTCCACGACCTGCGCGCCACCATGGACGACGTCCTGACCGGCCCACCACCACCCCCGCCACCCGCAGACCCGCGGCACTGA
- a CDS encoding cytochrome P450, giving the protein MEAPHVGVDPFGPTARGIDERDGTGDALRAAGPVVQVDAPAGGRVWIVTDEDLARQVLGDPRIVKDPALAPPSWDRRTAGLERTAAEQPSLTTLDGPEHARLRRAHVPLLTGKRIRGQSERVHALARELLHGSPPEVDLAADFTTRYPITVLLDLPGVPLDHVDRAAAACRLMFGADPADQGAAIAALVELGAAGRGGLSDELRERVPPGTTADEVNYHLFALIFAGQLTTDASLGFVLARALVDRETPVDELVRQSLRSHPPAPFTLWRFTATEVEVGGVRLPARAPVLVDIETVNAHAHGPDLAFGAGPHFCVGARLAQLELRAAVTVLRADFPDARLAIPYADLRQHGIGGIQGRRLTALPVRLHG; this is encoded by the coding sequence GTGGAGGCACCGCATGTCGGGGTCGATCCGTTCGGCCCGACGGCTCGGGGGATCGACGAACGGGACGGCACCGGGGACGCGCTGCGGGCGGCCGGGCCGGTCGTGCAGGTGGACGCGCCGGCCGGCGGTCGGGTGTGGATCGTCACCGACGAAGACCTCGCCCGGCAGGTGCTCGGTGATCCGCGGATCGTCAAGGACCCGGCGTTGGCGCCCCCGAGCTGGGACCGGCGGACCGCCGGCCTGGAGCGGACCGCGGCCGAGCAGCCGTCGTTGACCACCCTCGACGGGCCGGAGCACGCACGGCTGCGGCGGGCGCACGTGCCGCTGCTGACCGGCAAGCGCATCCGCGGGCAGTCCGAACGGGTCCACGCGCTCGCCCGCGAGCTGCTGCACGGGTCACCGCCGGAGGTCGACCTGGCGGCCGACTTCACCACCCGCTACCCGATCACCGTGCTGCTGGACCTGCCCGGGGTGCCGCTCGACCACGTCGACCGGGCCGCGGCGGCGTGCCGGCTGATGTTCGGCGCCGACCCGGCGGACCAGGGCGCCGCCATCGCCGCCCTCGTGGAGCTGGGCGCGGCGGGCCGGGGTGGGCTGTCCGACGAGTTGCGCGAGCGCGTGCCACCGGGGACGACCGCGGACGAGGTGAACTACCACCTGTTCGCGTTGATCTTCGCCGGGCAGCTCACCACCGACGCCTCGCTGGGGTTCGTGCTCGCCCGCGCCCTCGTGGACCGCGAAACCCCCGTGGACGAGCTGGTCCGGCAGAGCCTGCGCAGCCACCCGCCCGCGCCGTTCACGCTCTGGCGCTTCACCGCCACCGAGGTCGAGGTGGGCGGCGTGCGGCTGCCCGCGCGGGCCCCCGTGCTGGTCGACATCGAGACCGTCAACGCCCACGCGCACGGTCCCGACCTGGCCTTCGGGGCCGGGCCGCACTTCTGCGTCGGGGCACGGCTCGCCCAGCTGGAACTGCGCGCGGCCGTCACCGTGCTGCGCGCCGACTTCCCGGACGCCCGCCTCGCGATCCCCTACGCCGACCTGCGGCAGCACGGCATCGGCGGCATCCAGGGTCGGCGGCTGACCGCGCTGCCCGTCCGGCTGCACGGCTGA
- a CDS encoding Fur family transcriptional regulator: protein MTPGPRELLKNAGLRVTAPRVAVLDWLAEHPHATADAVAEGVRARLGSVSTQAVYDVLHACARTGLLRRIEPAGHPARYETRTGDNHHHLVCRVCGRTEDVDCVHGAAPCLEPSDTAGFSVDEAEVLFWGRCPDCQGP, encoded by the coding sequence ATGACCCCAGGACCCCGCGAGCTGCTCAAGAACGCCGGACTGCGCGTCACCGCCCCGCGCGTCGCGGTGCTCGACTGGCTCGCCGAACACCCCCACGCCACGGCCGACGCGGTCGCCGAGGGCGTGCGGGCCCGGTTGGGGTCCGTGTCCACGCAGGCCGTCTACGACGTGCTGCACGCGTGCGCGCGGACCGGGTTGCTGCGCCGGATCGAACCCGCCGGGCACCCGGCGCGGTACGAGACGCGGACCGGCGACAACCACCACCACCTCGTGTGCCGGGTCTGCGGCCGCACCGAGGACGTCGACTGCGTCCACGGCGCCGCGCCCTGCCTCGAACCCTCCGACACGGCCGGCTTCTCCGTGGACGAGGCGGAAGTCCTGTTCTGGGGTCGGTGCCCGGACTGCCAGGGGCCCTGA
- a CDS encoding gluconokinase gives MADVVLAIDLGTTSTKVIAVDRDAGVVASAEHGYPMRTTPSGEATHDPVEVWDAALRALREVAAQGHAVRALSLTGAMHTLVGLDADGTPVTPSLSWADNRAQEQTARLRGTADGGALHRATGTPIHTMSPLVKLAWFHDQGFSAARWCGLKDFVALQLTGVLATEHSSASATGLMDLVSLDWHPDALAFAGVRAEQLPALHAPVDSLPLTLDVPGLPTGLPVVLGGGDGPMANLGVGAVVPGVAAVSLGTSGALRVVRSSPAVDEQGRVFCYAVAEDLWVLGGAVSNGGVAAQWAAEAFGVDVRDLLEEAAAVPVGAAGVVALPYLLGERAPWWDADATSAVVGLRREHGRAEVTRALVEGVAQQLALVLDAVRSVADVHAVRVTGGAFRSDLWATVLASALGLELELADDSEGSGVGAALVAWRALGGIPSLTVAADLITPVKTIAPDPDAVRHYAAARPAVERLYRALHELGRQA, from the coding sequence ATGGCGGACGTAGTGCTCGCGATCGACCTGGGGACGACGTCGACCAAGGTCATCGCGGTGGACCGGGACGCGGGCGTGGTGGCATCGGCGGAGCACGGCTACCCGATGCGCACCACGCCCTCCGGTGAGGCGACGCACGACCCGGTCGAGGTGTGGGACGCGGCGCTGCGGGCGTTGCGGGAGGTGGCGGCGCAGGGGCACGCGGTGCGTGCGCTGTCGTTGACCGGCGCCATGCACACCCTGGTGGGGCTGGACGCGGACGGCACGCCCGTCACGCCGTCGCTGTCGTGGGCGGACAACCGGGCCCAGGAGCAGACGGCGCGGCTGCGCGGCACGGCCGACGGCGGCGCGCTGCACCGGGCCACCGGCACCCCGATCCACACCATGTCGCCGCTGGTGAAGCTGGCGTGGTTCCACGACCAGGGGTTCTCCGCCGCCCGGTGGTGCGGCCTCAAGGACTTCGTCGCGCTCCAGCTGACCGGTGTGCTCGCGACCGAGCACTCGTCGGCGTCCGCGACCGGCCTGATGGACCTCGTGTCGCTGGACTGGCACCCGGACGCGCTGGCGTTCGCGGGGGTGCGCGCCGAGCAGCTGCCCGCCCTGCACGCGCCGGTGGACTCGCTGCCGCTGACGCTGGACGTCCCCGGCCTGCCCACCGGCCTGCCGGTCGTGCTGGGCGGCGGTGACGGGCCGATGGCGAACCTCGGCGTGGGCGCGGTCGTGCCGGGCGTGGCGGCGGTGTCGCTGGGCACGAGCGGCGCGCTGCGCGTGGTGCGCTCGTCGCCGGCGGTCGACGAGCAGGGGCGGGTGTTCTGCTACGCCGTCGCCGAGGACCTGTGGGTGCTCGGCGGGGCGGTCAGCAACGGCGGGGTGGCCGCGCAGTGGGCCGCGGAGGCGTTCGGCGTCGACGTGCGGGACCTCCTGGAGGAGGCCGCCGCCGTGCCGGTGGGCGCGGCGGGCGTGGTCGCGCTGCCGTACCTGCTGGGCGAGCGCGCCCCGTGGTGGGACGCGGACGCGACGTCGGCGGTGGTCGGGCTGCGGCGCGAGCACGGGCGCGCGGAGGTCACCCGTGCCCTGGTGGAGGGCGTGGCGCAGCAGTTGGCGCTGGTGCTGGACGCGGTGCGGTCGGTGGCGGACGTGCACGCGGTCCGCGTGACCGGCGGCGCGTTCCGCAGCGACCTGTGGGCGACCGTCCTGGCGTCCGCGCTCGGCCTGGAGCTGGAACTGGCCGACGACAGCGAGGGCTCGGGCGTCGGCGCGGCCCTGGTCGCCTGGCGCGCCCTGGGCGGCATCCCGTCCCTCACCGTCGCCGCCGACCTGATCACACCGGTCAAGACGATCGCCCCGGACCCCGACGCGGTGCGCCACTACGCCGCGGCCCGCCCCGCCGTCGAACGCCTCTACCGGGCGCTGCACGAGCTGGGGCGGCAGGCTTAG
- a CDS encoding alpha/beta hydrolase, producing MSKLAESIPPAVLAGALRFAFGLPAPLRRLISGRPITVDGQRLHPEAQLLLRLQQLSGEDWRTTTPAANRLALTRSSTLVGGPVIGGVAVRPLSLDGVGARFYEPTGLAAGSPLLVFYHGGGWVSGDLDSHDNLCRFLAVQGGVRVLSADYRLAPEHPFPAAADDARTAFEYAVAHAGELRIDPRRIALGGDSAGGNLAAVTALHAGGVKPVFLLLFYPAVDASVRRRSRELFGKGFFLTDEKMDWFLDHYAPSRETHTDPRLSVLLAEDLSGMPPTYVATAGFDPLRDEGEAFAEKLAEQGVPVVLRRHEGLFHGYANILGVGGVFREAVAEAVGSLRTGLALANTRQDIPETA from the coding sequence ATGTCGAAGCTCGCCGAGTCGATCCCTCCCGCTGTCCTGGCCGGTGCCCTGCGCTTCGCGTTCGGCCTGCCCGCGCCGCTGCGCCGGCTGATCTCGGGCCGTCCCATCACGGTGGACGGCCAGCGGCTCCACCCCGAAGCCCAGCTGCTGCTGCGGTTGCAGCAGCTCAGCGGTGAGGACTGGCGCACGACCACGCCCGCCGCCAACCGCCTGGCCCTGACCCGCAGCAGCACGCTGGTCGGCGGCCCGGTCATCGGCGGCGTCGCGGTCCGCCCGCTGTCGCTGGACGGCGTCGGCGCGCGGTTCTACGAGCCGACCGGGCTGGCCGCGGGCTCGCCGCTGCTGGTCTTCTACCACGGCGGCGGGTGGGTCAGCGGCGACCTGGACAGCCACGACAACCTGTGCCGGTTCCTGGCCGTGCAGGGCGGGGTGCGGGTGCTGTCGGCGGACTACCGGCTCGCGCCGGAACACCCGTTCCCGGCCGCCGCGGACGACGCGCGGACCGCGTTCGAGTACGCCGTCGCGCACGCCGGGGAGCTGCGGATCGACCCGCGGCGCATCGCGCTGGGCGGTGACAGCGCGGGCGGGAACCTGGCGGCGGTGACCGCGCTGCACGCGGGCGGGGTGAAGCCGGTGTTCCTGCTGCTGTTCTACCCGGCGGTGGACGCGTCCGTGCGGCGGCGGTCGCGGGAGCTGTTCGGCAAGGGGTTCTTCCTCACCGACGAGAAGATGGACTGGTTCCTGGACCACTACGCGCCGTCCCGCGAGACGCACACCGACCCGCGGCTGTCGGTGCTGCTGGCGGAGGACCTGAGCGGGATGCCGCCGACGTACGTGGCGACGGCCGGGTTCGACCCGCTGCGGGACGAGGGCGAGGCGTTCGCGGAGAAGCTCGCGGAGCAGGGCGTGCCCGTGGTGCTGCGTCGGCACGAGGGGCTGTTCCACGGTTACGCGAACATCCTCGGTGTCGGCGGCGTGTTCCGGGAGGCGGTGGCGGAGGCGGTGGGGTCGCTGCGCACCGGGTTGGCGCTGGCGAACACCCGGCAGGACATCCCCGAAACGGCCTGA
- a CDS encoding NADPH-dependent FMN reductase: MTVTVVGIGGSLRPNSQSERAMRIALEGAADAGAKVVEVSGPDLVLPFYDPAIPERTENAHRLVEALRGADGVVLVSPGYHGTVSGLVKNALDYVEDLRGDARPYLDGRAVGCVATARGWQASVTTLTALRSIVHALRGWPTPLGAAVNSGEVEFDLEGGCTVPSVADQLRTIGRQVAEFAVSRSR, translated from the coding sequence ATGACGGTCACCGTGGTGGGCATCGGCGGGTCCCTGCGCCCCAACTCGCAGTCCGAGCGGGCGATGAGGATCGCCCTGGAGGGCGCCGCGGACGCGGGCGCGAAGGTGGTCGAGGTCTCCGGGCCCGACCTGGTGCTGCCGTTCTACGACCCCGCCATCCCCGAGCGCACCGAGAACGCCCACCGGCTGGTCGAGGCGCTGCGCGGCGCGGACGGCGTGGTGCTCGTCTCGCCCGGCTACCACGGCACGGTGTCCGGCCTGGTGAAGAACGCCCTGGACTACGTCGAGGACCTGCGCGGCGACGCGCGTCCCTACCTGGACGGCCGCGCGGTCGGCTGCGTGGCCACGGCCCGGGGCTGGCAGGCGTCGGTGACCACGCTGACCGCGTTGCGCTCCATCGTGCACGCGTTGCGCGGCTGGCCCACGCCGTTGGGCGCGGCGGTGAACTCGGGCGAGGTCGAGTTCGACCTGGAGGGTGGCTGCACGGTGCCGTCGGTGGCCGACCAACTCCGCACGATCGGGCGACAGGTGGCCGAGTTCGCCGTGTCGAGGTCCCGCTGA